The window TCATGACTGGACTTATTATGTTAATACAATTTGCACAAGAGTTTTAAATAGTTTGAAACGGTGGTCATGCAAAAAAAACTTACGTGTAAACAGATAACTGATTGAAGGAAAGCAGAGATGTTAGCAAGGGCTTTGACCCAGAGTGGGCCAGTAACACTGTTTAGCAGATAGGTCGAGGTTGAGGAACCGTAAGCCCAGTATCCGATGAATGTAACCGCCAACATCGGTAAAACACCGATCGTGAACTGGAAGTATAGTGCCTTCATCATGTTTTTCACCACCGGTTGTCTCACTGTGGCCTACCAAAGCATCATATATAAGAATGATTAGTTATACGtctgtataaaaaaaaaaatcacattttgaAAACGTTAAAACAGTCTTTATAACCTGAATTTCTGGAAGCATCCCTGTGTTGAATACAAAAGTAAGATTTGCTGCTGCAGCTGTGATGGTAAAGAGTTTACTTAACGGCGATCCTTGTATCTCGTAGTCTCTTGAATGTGTTTTCACTCCTATAAACAACCAAACGAAGCGCCAAGTTTATCAATAGTATGTGGTGACACTTGAAGCCTGATCATCATTTAAGTTATATACCATCTTTAACTGCCAGCACGACTGCCACAACAATGAAGATGAGACTGAAGATGGTTGAAACTACAAGCCATATCCCAAGAGCTGATAAGTGAGGAACACCAATAGCGAAAACCGCACAAAACAGACCCGCGATGGATATGAAATGAGGTAGTTTCATAGCATGATCATCTCTGAAAAGCACATAAACAGCCTGGAGAAACAGAATACACTCCAAAGTAACTAACTTGCCTCACAAGAAACCAAAGAAAGTAAGACAAAATGGTTTACTACCTTTAAAGCTGAACCAGCTAGGATGATGAATCCACAATTAATCATGAAAAGATTAACATATTGTAATCCCCATGTAAGACAATAAGCCTTTCTACCTGATAAAAGAAGAGAACCAATCATTACAATGAAAGTAACAAAACAAAGTAAATAAGTTTGGTTCTCTTACCGTAAATGAATCCAGCGAGGTCTCTGTAACGAATATGTCTCTTGCCACCAAACTCATGAAGCTTGGCTACGAGAGCGTTTGCATAGAGAGAGATTGCAGTTGCAAGAACAAGACCAACCACACCACCAACCCAACCTAAAGGAACCATTACTGTTCCTGAATATCCCAACACATAGGCGTTGTTTATACCAGTTGTCAGAACAAACGCCACTTGGAACCATGAATCTGTACACATTGCATAAGAACATATTATAAAGTGTTAGATTCTGGAAGTGACTTAATCTCAGTGCACCAGTAAAAACCACAATCGTTAGACCGGACTAAGTGCTACTAAATATGTTTTCATAAAGAGAAAAAACATCAGAGTTTGAGGTAGTATAAATAGATCTAAAAAAAGTTGTAAATtattcattcatataatcaatatacaaaactctaaaacattttttttgtatcgATCATGTTTTGTTCTCTTAAGTTTCTTTAGGTTAATTCATGTTTGTTCACAACATAAATTTAGTTATTGATGTGATCATATTCAGTAAAGCTCTTAAGATAACAAGAGAAAAAGGAACGTGAGAAACGTTACAAACCGCTGCTAATCTGATGAGCAGTGTCAGGGACTTCGATATCAAAATGTTCTCCAACACTAACATCGCCTGTACGGTTTTTAGCTCCTGTGTCTTTCATGTTTTGTGGCACTTGTAGTCTTCGGAGCTAAAGAGCTTTTATAATGTTTTGATAAGAGCC is drawn from Brassica rapa cultivar Chiifu-401-42 chromosome A05, CAAS_Brap_v3.01, whole genome shotgun sequence and contains these coding sequences:
- the LOC103867001 gene encoding proline transporter 3, whose protein sequence is MKDTGAKNRTGDVSVGEHFDIEVPDTAHQISSDSWFQVAFVLTTGINNAYVLGYSGTVMVPLGWVGGVVGLVLATAISLYANALVAKLHEFGGKRHIRYRDLAGFIYGRKAYCLTWGLQYVNLFMINCGFIILAGSALKAVYVLFRDDHAMKLPHFISIAGLFCAVFAIGVPHLSALGIWLVVSTIFSLIFIVVAVVLAVKDGVKTHSRDYEIQGSPLSKLFTITAAAANLTFVFNTGMLPEIQATVRQPVVKNMMKALYFQFTIGVLPMLAVTFIGYWAYGSSTSTYLLNSVTGPLWVKALANISAFLQSVICLHIFASPTYEYMDTKFGITGSTLALKNLTFRIMARGGYLAVSTLLSALLPFLGDFMSFTGAVSTIPLTFILANHMYYKAKDNKLNPMQKIWHWLNVVFFSLMSFAAAIAAVRLISVDSKNFHVFADL